In the Geobacter sp. FeAm09 genome, one interval contains:
- a CDS encoding efflux RND transporter permease subunit, with amino-acid sequence MWIVRLALRRPYSVAVMALLILVLGTLSLTRMIVDIFPVIDIPVVVVVWNYPGLSPEDMERRIVLISERAYSTTVNGISRIESQSIPGTGVLKVYFQPGTGIGAAISQISSVSSTLLRIAPPGTQPPAIVQFNASNVPVAQLTLSSKSLPEEKIFDYGLNFIRVKLFTIPGLSTPAPFGGKSRQIMIDIDPTALAARGLSPADVVSALQASNVIIPAGTARIGGQEYNVLLNSSPRIIDQFNAIPVKVVGNAPVYLGDVARVSDSYAEQNNIVHVNGRRATYLSILKHADASTLAVVDAAREALPAIREVAPQGLELKIDFDQSLFVRAAVEGVVREAVVGTILVSLMILVFLGSLRSMIVVSTSIPLAIFSAMIAMNLAGQSINIMTLGGVALAIGMLVDDATVEVENIHRNRALGKPLTMAVMDSARQVAMPAIVATMAICVVFFPVVLLVGPAKHLFTPLAFAVVTAMLASYLLSRTLVPVLSRMLLGGEHRQRGAPPSAGRMTTLFRKLNEHREDGFERFRERYARLLAVALRHRAFTLTVAALVGLVSLGLVFVIGTDFFPAVDVGLMKLHMRAPAGTRIEETERLLARVEEQIRGIIPAKEIDTINDMIGVPTFYNLAFVQTENISGMDAEILISLKRGHRPTERYRHQLREALPRAFPGASFYFQSADIVTQVLNFGLTSPIDIQIEGPDFGKSYPYALKVRDALLAIPGAADVHINQVLDYPALQVDVDRVRAARLGMSERDVAASALIALSSSILIAPSFFLNPANNVNYTVAVQIPRRYQATLSDLAAMPVTPPAAGALLQPPFQPGPADTPQIPAQALGNLALISHRVSLENITHYTVQRVLDVAAGVEGRDLGSVIRDIDRSIAALGKLPPGMRITVRGQNEVMNQSFRSLGLGLVLATLLVYFLMVVLFQSWIDPFIIMMAVPGALMGILWMLALTGTTINVESLMGSIMAIGIATSNSILLVSFANDIRVEKAVTPAEAALEAARTRLRPVLMTALAMIIGMLPMAFAMGEAGEQNAPLGRAVIGGLLVATLLTLFVVPVIYSLLRTGMPVKHLLDDRFLAAERGEDGEERGNPNE; translated from the coding sequence ATGTGGATAGTCAGATTGGCACTGCGGCGCCCTTACAGCGTCGCGGTGATGGCCCTGTTGATCCTGGTGTTGGGCACCCTTTCCCTCACCAGGATGATCGTCGATATCTTCCCGGTGATCGACATCCCGGTAGTGGTCGTGGTCTGGAACTACCCCGGCCTCTCCCCGGAGGACATGGAGCGGCGCATCGTCCTCATCAGCGAACGGGCCTACTCCACCACCGTCAACGGCATCTCCCGCATCGAGTCCCAGTCGATCCCCGGCACCGGGGTCCTCAAGGTCTACTTCCAGCCCGGCACCGGGATCGGCGCCGCCATCTCCCAGATATCCTCCGTCTCCAGCACCCTGCTCCGGATCGCGCCGCCCGGCACCCAACCGCCGGCCATTGTCCAGTTCAACGCCTCCAACGTGCCGGTGGCCCAACTGACCCTGTCGAGCAAAAGTCTTCCGGAAGAAAAGATCTTCGACTACGGCCTCAACTTCATCCGGGTCAAGCTGTTCACCATCCCGGGGCTCTCCACGCCGGCGCCCTTCGGCGGCAAGAGCCGCCAGATCATGATCGACATCGATCCCACGGCCCTGGCGGCGCGGGGGCTCTCCCCGGCCGACGTGGTAAGCGCTCTCCAGGCCTCCAACGTGATCATCCCGGCCGGCACCGCCCGCATCGGCGGACAGGAGTACAACGTGCTGCTCAACTCCAGCCCGCGGATCATCGACCAGTTCAACGCCATCCCGGTCAAGGTCGTGGGCAACGCCCCGGTCTACCTGGGTGACGTGGCGCGGGTTTCGGACAGCTATGCCGAACAGAACAACATCGTGCACGTCAATGGCCGGAGGGCCACCTACCTGTCCATCCTCAAACACGCCGATGCGTCCACCCTGGCGGTGGTGGACGCCGCCCGCGAGGCCCTGCCCGCCATCAGGGAGGTGGCGCCCCAGGGGCTGGAACTGAAGATCGACTTCGACCAGTCGCTTTTCGTGCGGGCGGCGGTGGAGGGGGTGGTGCGCGAGGCGGTCGTCGGCACGATCCTGGTTTCGCTCATGATTCTGGTCTTCCTCGGCAGCCTGCGCAGCATGATCGTGGTCTCCACCTCCATCCCCCTGGCCATCTTCAGCGCCATGATCGCCATGAACCTGGCCGGGCAGAGCATCAACATCATGACCCTGGGCGGCGTGGCCCTGGCCATCGGCATGTTGGTGGACGACGCCACGGTGGAGGTGGAGAACATCCACCGCAACCGCGCCCTGGGCAAGCCGCTCACCATGGCGGTGATGGACAGCGCCCGCCAGGTGGCGATGCCGGCCATCGTGGCGACCATGGCCATCTGCGTGGTCTTCTTTCCGGTGGTATTGCTGGTCGGGCCGGCCAAGCACCTCTTCACCCCCCTGGCGTTCGCGGTGGTGACCGCCATGCTGGCCTCCTACCTGCTCTCCCGCACCCTGGTGCCGGTGCTGTCGCGGATGTTGCTGGGAGGGGAGCACCGTCAGAGAGGGGCCCCGCCATCAGCCGGGAGGATGACCACCCTCTTCCGAAAGCTGAACGAACACCGCGAGGATGGCTTCGAACGGTTCCGGGAGCGCTACGCCCGGTTGCTGGCGGTGGCCCTGCGCCACCGCGCCTTCACCCTGACGGTGGCGGCCCTGGTGGGACTGGTCAGCCTGGGGCTGGTCTTCGTCATCGGCACCGACTTTTTCCCCGCGGTGGACGTGGGGCTGATGAAACTCCATATGCGCGCCCCGGCGGGAACCCGTATCGAGGAAACCGAGAGATTGCTGGCCCGGGTGGAAGAGCAGATCCGCGGGATCATCCCGGCCAAGGAGATCGACACCATCAACGACATGATCGGGGTGCCCACGTTCTATAACCTGGCCTTTGTGCAGACCGAGAACATCAGCGGCATGGATGCCGAGATCCTGATCTCTCTCAAGCGGGGGCACCGGCCAACGGAGCGGTACCGGCACCAACTCCGCGAGGCCCTTCCCCGTGCGTTCCCCGGTGCGTCCTTCTATTTCCAGTCCGCCGACATCGTCACCCAGGTGCTCAACTTCGGCCTGACCTCCCCCATCGACATCCAGATCGAGGGGCCGGACTTCGGCAAATCCTACCCGTACGCCCTCAAGGTCAGGGATGCCCTGCTTGCCATCCCCGGCGCCGCCGACGTGCATATCAACCAGGTGCTGGATTACCCGGCCCTGCAGGTGGACGTGGACCGGGTCCGGGCTGCCCGCCTCGGTATGAGCGAACGGGATGTGGCCGCCAGTGCCCTGATCGCCCTCTCCTCCAGTATCCTGATCGCCCCCTCGTTCTTTCTCAACCCGGCCAACAACGTCAACTACACCGTGGCGGTGCAGATCCCGCGCCGGTACCAGGCCACCCTGTCGGACCTGGCGGCCATGCCGGTCACCCCGCCGGCGGCCGGCGCGCTGCTCCAGCCGCCATTCCAGCCAGGACCTGCGGATACGCCCCAGATTCCGGCCCAGGCCCTGGGCAACCTGGCGCTCATCTCCCACCGGGTGAGCCTTGAGAACATCACCCATTATACGGTGCAACGGGTACTGGACGTGGCTGCCGGCGTGGAAGGGCGCGACCTGGGTTCCGTCATCCGGGATATCGACAGGAGCATCGCGGCACTCGGGAAACTTCCCCCCGGCATGCGCATCACGGTGCGCGGCCAGAACGAGGTCATGAACCAATCCTTCCGCAGCCTGGGATTGGGGTTGGTCCTGGCCACTCTCCTGGTCTATTTTCTCATGGTGGTGCTGTTCCAGTCGTGGATCGACCCGTTCATCATCATGATGGCCGTGCCGGGCGCCCTGATGGGGATACTCTGGATGCTGGCCCTGACCGGCACCACCATCAACGTGGAGTCGCTCATGGGGTCGATCATGGCCATCGGCATCGCCACCTCCAATTCGATCCTGCTGGTGAGTTTTGCCAACGACATCAGGGTGGAAAAGGCGGTTACTCCGGCGGAAGCCGCCCTGGAGGCGGCCAGGACGCGGCTCAGGCCGGTACTGATGACCGCCCTGGCCATGATCATCGGCATGCTGCCCATGGCCTTTGCCATGGGAGAGGCGGGCGAACAGAACGCCCCCCTGGGCCGGGCCGTGATCGGCGGGTTGCTGGTGGCGACGCTCCTGACCCTGTTCGTGGTGCCGGTGATCTATTCGTTGCTGCGTACCGGGATGCCGGTCAAACATCTCCTGGACGACCGTTTCCTGGCTGCGGAGCGGGGCGAGGATGGGGAGGAGAGAGGAAATCCCAATGAATGA
- a CDS encoding efflux RND transporter periplasmic adaptor subunit, with translation MNERGFTSRSRLFLAGGLLVLLAVALVALLLGSRHSQVRGELQARQAALTAGPRVPVAIAGRSTAQRNVVLSGEARPFAEVTLYAKVSGYLREIHVDKGDRVNRGQLLAQLESPELDRQYDAAAADARTKRLFADRERLLIKDGVVARQDYDNAEAAAQSAEATAAGLKSQKGYEALRAPFSGTVTARFADPGALLQSAAANQTAAQPVVTISQTDRLRVYVYLDQRNAAVVRKGDRAVIADATRPEVKLSASVTRISGALDLKSRTLLVELDLDNRTGAIPAGGFVQVNLTLTAPSQVQVPAEALLVKGERSYVAVVDNDNRVRFREVAVADSDGTMVRSSTGLREGERVVLNPGSGMSEGQLVQPAEASRK, from the coding sequence ATGAATGAACGCGGTTTCACATCGCGAAGTCGATTATTTCTGGCCGGTGGCCTGTTGGTGTTGCTGGCGGTGGCTCTCGTGGCGCTGCTGCTCGGCAGTCGCCACAGTCAGGTGCGGGGGGAACTCCAGGCGCGCCAGGCCGCCCTCACGGCCGGGCCGCGGGTGCCGGTCGCCATCGCCGGCCGCTCGACCGCACAGCGAAACGTGGTGCTGTCGGGCGAGGCGCGCCCCTTTGCCGAGGTGACCCTGTACGCCAAGGTAAGCGGCTATCTACGCGAGATCCATGTGGACAAGGGGGACCGGGTTAACCGTGGTCAACTGCTGGCACAGCTCGAATCCCCCGAGTTGGACCGCCAGTACGATGCGGCCGCGGCCGATGCCCGGACCAAGCGGCTGTTCGCCGACCGGGAACGGCTTTTGATCAAGGACGGGGTGGTGGCCCGGCAGGACTACGACAATGCCGAGGCGGCGGCCCAAAGCGCCGAAGCGACCGCCGCGGGGCTGAAGAGCCAGAAAGGGTACGAGGCCCTGCGTGCTCCGTTCAGCGGCACGGTGACGGCCCGCTTCGCAGACCCCGGGGCGCTGTTGCAGAGTGCCGCCGCCAACCAGACCGCGGCGCAGCCGGTCGTGACCATCTCCCAAACCGACCGGCTGAGGGTCTACGTCTACCTGGACCAGAGAAACGCTGCGGTCGTCAGGAAGGGGGACCGGGCGGTGATCGCCGACGCGACGCGTCCGGAGGTGAAACTTTCGGCCAGCGTAACCCGCATCAGCGGCGCACTCGACCTCAAAAGCCGCACGCTCCTGGTGGAATTGGACCTGGACAACCGGACCGGCGCGATTCCGGCTGGCGGGTTCGTGCAGGTCAACCTGACGCTCACGGCCCCGTCCCAGGTGCAGGTACCGGCAGAGGCGTTACTGGTGAAGGGGGAGCGTTCCTACGTGGCGGTGGTGGACAACGACAACCGGGTGAGGTTCCGCGAGGTGGCGGTGGCCGACAGCGACGGCACGATGGTACGGAGCAGCACGGGGCTCAGGGAGGGGGAACGGGTCGTGCTCAATCCGGGCAGCGGCATGAGCGAGGGGCAGTTGGTGCAGCCGGCCGAGGCAAGCAGGAAGTAG
- a CDS encoding multidrug efflux SMR transporter, with protein MAYVYLLVAIVAEVIGTSALKASEGFSRMIPSTLVVLGYGIAFYCLSQVLKSIPVGVSYAIWSGLGIVLISVVGAVFFKQALDLPAIVGMALIIAGVAVINLFSKSVTP; from the coding sequence ATGGCCTACGTATATCTGCTGGTGGCAATTGTCGCCGAAGTGATCGGCACGAGCGCGTTGAAGGCGTCGGAGGGGTTTTCCCGCATGATCCCCAGTACGCTCGTCGTGCTGGGGTACGGGATCGCGTTCTACTGTCTGAGCCAGGTGCTGAAAAGCATCCCGGTGGGGGTAAGCTATGCCATCTGGTCCGGCCTGGGCATCGTCCTCATTTCCGTGGTCGGTGCCGTTTTCTTCAAGCAGGCGCTCGATCTCCCCGCCATCGTCGGCATGGCCCTGATCATCGCCGGGGTCGCCGTCATCAACCTGTTTTCCAAGTCGGTGACCCCCTGA
- a CDS encoding CDP-diacylglycerol diphosphatase: protein MGHIRALCAALLLCVWVSIPVPAGAAGDRTVLWNIVANCLDASGADYCTSCRWPRVESACSPGDACKGTTEVWAESADFVVLRDSKMCGCPEGFVHGLAIPRARITGVEDPRRPDGIWAFAWEAARRRMGDDPAIALAVNPQGQRGQDQLHVHLLRLHGDAGKLIAQRTTTRVQSLDQVWKVAAQRAAVEGLTDYGVLVAPHREGGFMVLVARESPEKLYTDARCR, encoded by the coding sequence ATGGGCCATATCCGGGCGCTGTGTGCCGCCCTGCTGCTGTGTGTCTGGGTTTCGATCCCCGTGCCGGCAGGCGCTGCGGGCGACCGCACGGTCCTCTGGAACATCGTCGCCAACTGCCTGGATGCTTCCGGTGCGGATTATTGCACGTCATGCCGTTGGCCACGGGTCGAGAGCGCCTGTTCCCCCGGGGACGCCTGCAAAGGCACGACGGAGGTGTGGGCCGAGTCGGCCGATTTCGTGGTGCTGCGCGACTCCAAGATGTGCGGCTGCCCGGAGGGGTTTGTGCACGGACTGGCGATCCCCCGCGCCCGGATAACCGGCGTCGAAGACCCGCGGCGTCCCGACGGCATCTGGGCATTCGCCTGGGAGGCGGCCCGCAGGCGCATGGGTGACGACCCGGCCATCGCCCTTGCCGTCAACCCGCAGGGGCAGCGCGGTCAGGACCAACTCCACGTGCACCTCCTCCGGCTGCATGGTGATGCCGGCAAACTCATCGCCCAGCGCACGACAACCCGCGTGCAGAGCCTTGATCAGGTCTGGAAGGTTGCCGCCCAAAGGGCTGCCGTCGAGGGGCTGACGGATTACGGCGTGCTGGTGGCCCCCCACCGCGAGGGGGGATTCATGGTGCTGGTCGCCCGGGAAAGCCCGGAAAAACTGTACACCGATGCGCGCTGCCGTTAG
- a CDS encoding DJ-1/PfpI family protein, with protein MAAKKILMLVGDYVEDYEVMVPFQALQMVGHTVHAVCSGKKAGDTVRTAVHDFEGDQTYSEKPGHNFALNATFAEVRAQDYDALVVPGGRAPEYIRLDQEVLEIVRHFSAAHKPIAAICHGPQLLAAAGVLQGKGCSAYPAVGPEVTISGGTYVAIPVDKAHVDGNLVTAPAWPAHPEWLAKFLKVLGTEITL; from the coding sequence ATGGCGGCAAAGAAGATTCTGATGCTGGTGGGCGATTATGTCGAGGACTACGAAGTCATGGTGCCGTTCCAGGCCCTGCAGATGGTCGGGCATACGGTGCACGCGGTCTGCAGCGGCAAGAAGGCCGGCGACACGGTGCGTACCGCGGTGCACGACTTCGAGGGGGACCAGACCTATAGCGAGAAGCCGGGGCACAACTTTGCCCTGAACGCCACCTTTGCCGAAGTCCGCGCCCAGGACTACGACGCCCTCGTGGTGCCCGGCGGCAGGGCGCCCGAATACATCCGCCTGGACCAGGAGGTGCTGGAGATCGTACGGCATTTCAGCGCCGCCCACAAGCCCATCGCGGCCATCTGCCACGGGCCGCAGCTCTTGGCGGCCGCCGGGGTGCTGCAGGGGAAGGGGTGCTCCGCATACCCGGCCGTCGGGCCGGAGGTGACCATCTCCGGCGGGACCTATGTTGCCATCCCCGTGGACAAGGCCCACGTGGACGGCAACCTGGTCACGGCCCCGGCATGGCCGGCCCATCCCGAATGGCTGGCGAAATTCCTGAAGGTGCTGGGGACGGAGATTACCCTGTGA
- a CDS encoding LysR family transcriptional regulator — MDLRQLRFFAEIARFSNFTRAAEELHVAQPAVSTAIRKLEEELELVLFNRQDRKVSLTAEGEILLEHARRILGDLKAAGQEMADLRGLGKGEVRVGVPPMMSAYFFPTIICAFAKRYPHLHLAVSGEGAASILKMIIQGELDMGVIAGGHAPDSLEVRHILREEVVMCIPPDHPFTARSAVSLEEFARQPLIMFKEGYYQREMLFEEMKESGMTPEVVFETNLYTMVKSLVKKGLGISTLLRMVVEDDAELRAVSFDPPLYLDLMLAWKKGAYLSRANRAFVDFLMEQVRGYGAASEGGGRTTTD, encoded by the coding sequence ATGGATCTGCGCCAGTTGAGATTCTTTGCGGAGATTGCCCGCTTCAGCAACTTCACCAGGGCGGCCGAAGAGCTGCACGTGGCGCAGCCCGCCGTCAGCACGGCCATCCGCAAACTGGAAGAAGAGTTAGAGCTGGTCCTGTTCAACCGGCAAGACCGCAAGGTGTCGTTGACGGCAGAGGGAGAGATCCTGCTGGAGCATGCCCGGCGCATCCTGGGGGACCTGAAGGCGGCAGGGCAGGAAATGGCCGACCTGCGCGGCCTCGGCAAGGGGGAGGTGCGGGTCGGCGTCCCCCCCATGATGAGCGCCTACTTCTTCCCCACCATCATCTGCGCCTTTGCCAAGCGCTATCCCCACCTGCACCTGGCGGTTTCCGGCGAAGGGGCCGCCAGCATCCTGAAGATGATCATCCAGGGGGAACTGGACATGGGGGTCATTGCCGGCGGCCATGCCCCCGACAGCCTGGAGGTGCGGCACATCCTGCGGGAGGAGGTGGTGATGTGCATTCCGCCGGACCACCCCTTCACCGCCCGTTCCGCCGTTTCCCTGGAGGAGTTTGCGCGGCAGCCGCTCATCATGTTCAAGGAGGGGTACTACCAGCGGGAGATGCTCTTCGAGGAGATGAAGGAGAGCGGCATGACGCCCGAGGTGGTCTTCGAGACCAACCTGTACACCATGGTCAAGTCGCTGGTAAAAAAAGGGCTCGGCATCTCGACCCTGCTGCGCATGGTGGTGGAGGACGACGCCGAGCTGCGGGCCGTGTCCTTTGACCCGCCGCTGTACCTGGACCTGATGCTCGCCTGGAAGAAGGGGGCCTACCTGTCCCGGGCCAACCGGGCCTTCGTGGATTTTCTCATGGAGCAGGTCCGCGGTTACGGCGCGGCGTCCGAGGGCGGAGGGAGAACTACAACGGATTAG